A region of Zeugodacus cucurbitae isolate PBARC_wt_2022May chromosome 5, idZeuCucr1.2, whole genome shotgun sequence DNA encodes the following proteins:
- the LOC105216015 gene encoding gamma-aminobutyric acid receptor subunit beta-like — MWCKIKGSSSSRCKRKATECSSSEGSASSGSGATSTRRTHCCTLLLLVILTLTHIPSARCKRKEMAAGRLENVTQTISKILQGYDIRLRPNFGGEPLHVGMDLTIASFDAISEVNMDYTITMYLNQYWRDERLAFNAYGPYYDDDADDDGVNDVLTLSGDFAEKIWVPDTFFANDKNSFLHDVTERNKLVRLGGDGAVTYGMRFTTTLACMMDLHYYPLDSQNCTVEIESYGYTVSDVVMYWKPTPVRGVMDAELPQFTIIGYGTNDRKERLATGIYQRLSLSFKLQRNIGYFVFQTYLPSILIVMLSWVSFWINHEATSARVALGITTVLTMTTISTGVRSSLPRISYVKAIDIYLVMCFVFVFAALLEYAAVNYTYWGKRAKKKVKKSKDGEGRKTGKGDKSETCSTADDIIELQDVRMSPIPSLRKANYNSTLGSIGTETVDLAKFPPSFRITRNYGTNRTHLRYRGQKGKPRMLHALKRGASALKATIPKIKDVNIIDKYSRMVFPVSFLAFNLGYWLFYILE, encoded by the exons ATGTGGTGTAAAATAAAAGGAAGTAGCAGCAGCCGATGCAAACGAAAAGCGACGGAGTGCAGCAGCAGCGAGGGCAGCGCCAGCAGTGGGAGTGGCGCGACAAGCACACGACGAACGCACTGTTGCACGCTGCTACTTTTGGTCATACTCACATTGACGCACATTCCCAGCGCGAG ATGTAAGCGAAAAGAAATGGCTGCCGGTCGTTTGGAGAATGTCACACAAACTATTTCGAAGATCCTACAAGGCTACGACATACGTTTGCGTCCGAATTTCGGCG gTGAGCCATTGCATGTGGGCATGGATCTCACAATAGCCAGCTTTGATGCCATATCCGAAGTAAATATG GACTACACCATCACCATGTATCTGAATCAGTACTGGCGCGATGAGCGGCTTGCCTTCAATGCATACGGACCATACTACGATGATGATGCGGACGATGATGGTGTCAATGATGTGCTGACGCTCTCAGGAGATTTTGCAGAGAAAATTTGGGTGCCCGACACATTTTTTGCAAACGACAAAAATAG TTTCTTACATGACGTCACCGAACGCAATAAACTGGTGCGTTTAGGTGGCGATGGCGCTGTCACCTATGGCATGCGCTTCACAACAACACTCGCCTGCATGATGGATTTGCATTATTATCCGTTGGATTCGCAGAATTGTACAGTGGAAATTGAGAGTT ATGGCTACACTGTCAGCGATGTGGTGATGTATTGGAAGCCGACACCCGTACGCGGCGTCATGGATGCCGAACTGCCACAATTCACGATAATCGGTTACGGTACGAACGATCGTAAAGAGCGTCTGGCCACTGGTATATATCAGCGTTTATCGCTCTCTTTCAAATTGCAACGGAATATtggttattttgtatttcaaacaTATCTGCCAAGCATATTGATTGTGATGCTCTCGTGGGTGTCCTTCTGGATCAATCACGAGGCGACGAGTGCGCGCGTCGCTTTAG GCATAACCACCGTGCTGACTATGACTACAATAAGCACCGGTGTGCGTAGTTCCTTGCCGAGGATATCTTATGTCAAAGCCATTGACATTTATTTAGTTATGTGCTTCGTGTTCGTTTTCGCTGCCCTGCTCGAGTACGCAGCTGTCAATTACACGTATTGGGGCAAGCGCGctaagaaaaaagtgaaaaagtccAAAGATGGTGAAGGCAGGAAAACAG GCAAGGGCGATAAATCCGAAACGTGTTCAACAGCCGATGACATCATCGAATTGCAGGATGTACGCATGAGTCCTATACCCTCATTGCGTAAAGCCAACTACAATAGCACGCTCGGCTCCATAGGCACCGAAACTGTGGACCTGGCAAAGTTTCCACCGAGCTTTAGAATTACGCGCAATTATGGCACAAATCGTACACATTTGCGTTATAGAGGTCAAAAAG GCAAACCACGCATGCTGCATGCGCTGAAACGTGGTGCTTCGGCCCTCAAAGCAACTATACCAAAAATCAAAGATGTTaacattatcgacaaatattcaCGTATGGTGTTCCCAGTCAGCTTTTTAGCCTTCAATCTGGGCTACTGGCTATTCTACATTCTGGAATGA